A portion of the Bufo gargarizans isolate SCDJY-AF-19 chromosome 7, ASM1485885v1, whole genome shotgun sequence genome contains these proteins:
- the JAGN1 gene encoding protein jagunal homolog 1, with protein sequence MASSAGPRAAGTDGSDYQHRERVANHYQMSVSLKNEIKKLIYAHIAIWALLAAQAVVAHLKLVSHDLVAMPYQWEYPYLLSIVPSLFGLFSFPRNNISYLVISMISTGLFSIAPLIYGSMEMFPMAQQLYRHGKAYRFIFGFSAVSVMYLVMVVAVQVHAWQIYYSKKLLDSWFTSTQEKKKK encoded by the exons ATGGCTTCCTCTGCGGGTCCTCGGGCAGCCGGGACAGATGGAAGCGATTATCAACATCGAGAGAGGGTGGCCAATCATTATCAAATGAG CGTGTCTCTGAAGAACGAAATCAAGAAGCTGATCTACGCCCACATAGCCATCTGGGCGTTGCTGGCAGCTCAGGCAGTCGTGGCCCACCTGAAACTGGTATCCCATGATTTGGTTGCCATGCCGTACCAGTGGGAGTACCCCTACCTCCTGAGCATCGTCCCCTCGCTCTTCGGATTGTTCTCCTTCCCCCGTAATAACATCAGTTACCTGGTGATCTCCATGATCAGCACCGGCCTCTTCTCCATCGCCCCCTTGATCTACGGCAGCATGGAAATGTTCCCCATGGCCCAGCAGCTGTACCGCCACGGCAAAGCGTACCGATTCATCTTCGGCTTTTCCGCCGTGTCCGTCATGTACTTGGTTATGGTTGTGGCCGTGCAAGTTCATGCCTGGCAGATCTACTACAGCAAGAAGCTCTTGGACTCTTGGTTCACCAGTACTcaggaaaagaagaaaaagtaG